In Numidum massiliense, a single genomic region encodes these proteins:
- a CDS encoding cell wall hydrolase, with amino-acid sequence MARISARQQDVRLLAQLMRAEAEGDLDQGMLMVGNVGVNRVVADCLDFVDIRTIEQMIYQTPGGFEAVQKSYFYQSPRSQDIRLAERVIRGERLYPATNALWFYRPVGACPATWYGQQNSGRFKSHCFFVPTTQECPEVY; translated from the coding sequence ATGGCACGAATTAGTGCTAGACAGCAAGACGTACGCTTGTTAGCACAGTTAATGCGGGCCGAAGCCGAAGGCGATTTAGATCAAGGCATGCTTATGGTCGGTAACGTCGGTGTGAATCGCGTCGTCGCAGACTGTCTCGACTTCGTTGACATTCGCACAATCGAACAGATGATTTACCAGACGCCTGGCGGTTTTGAGGCGGTGCAAAAATCGTACTTTTACCAGTCCCCGCGTAGCCAAGATATCAGGCTGGCAGAGCGTGTCATTCGCGGTGAGCGCTTGTATCCCGCGACGAACGCATTGTGGTTTTACCGACCTGTCGGCGCGTGTCCAGCTACTTGGTACGGACAGCAAAACAGCGGGCGCTTTAAAAGCCACTGTTTTTTCGTTCCGACGACACAAGAGTGCCCCGAAGTATATTAA
- the gerQ gene encoding spore coat protein GerQ yields MYDYYGAYPTPYFGYLAANTNAKLNQRQEESYIENILRMNIGKVMTIYLTYENNREWNAKVVTGTLRAVGRDYLLLRDRESGKDYLFRMINVDYFVFEEIAFSPPNQRETRR; encoded by the coding sequence ATGTACGATTATTACGGTGCGTATCCAACCCCGTACTTTGGATACTTAGCGGCTAATACGAATGCAAAACTTAATCAACGGCAGGAAGAATCGTATATCGAAAACATTTTGCGCATGAACATCGGAAAAGTAATGACCATTTACTTGACGTATGAAAACAATCGCGAGTGGAATGCGAAAGTCGTTACTGGCACACTTCGAGCAGTTGGGCGCGACTACTTGCTCTTACGCGATCGCGAGTCGGGTAAAGACTACTTATTCCGTATGATTAACGTCGACTACTTCGTGTTCGAAGAAATCGCCTTCTCTCCGCCCAATCAGCGGGAGACGCGACGGTAA
- a CDS encoding aldehyde dehydrogenase family protein, giving the protein MSHSVQEYQISDKVRDFLAKPKQLLIKGEWVEATEGKTFATVNPANGEVLCEVAEATEPDVDKAVQAARKAFEGPWSKITPANRGKLLNKLADLIEANAEELAELETLDNGKPIRETSRGDVPLTAEHFRYYAGWATKIYGQTIPVSVPGHFNYTRHEPIGVVGQIIPWNFPLLMAAWKLGAALATGNTVVLKPAEQTPLSALRLGELIMEAGFPEGVVNILPGFGETAGAPLVNHPGVDKIAFTGSTEVGRAIMRGAASNIKKVSLELGGKSPNIIFPDADFSRAIPGAVSGIFFNQGQVCCAGSRLYIHKKSYDNVLSDMVSYASELKQGPGLAPDTEIGPLVSDEQFGRVTSYIEKGIDEGAKVAVGGKRGEGELANGYFVQPTVFADVQDEMTIAREEIFGPVVSAMPFDDIDDIIARANDTNYGLAAGVWTRDIGIAHRVAHGLKAGTVWVNCYNVFDAASPFGGYKESGIGREMGSYALDMYTEVKSVWINMK; this is encoded by the coding sequence ATGTCGCATTCTGTACAGGAATATCAAATCTCGGATAAGGTAAGAGATTTTCTCGCCAAGCCGAAGCAATTGTTAATTAAAGGTGAGTGGGTTGAGGCGACGGAAGGAAAGACGTTTGCCACCGTCAACCCGGCGAATGGCGAAGTGTTGTGCGAAGTTGCCGAAGCAACCGAACCAGATGTAGATAAAGCTGTGCAAGCGGCCCGCAAAGCGTTCGAAGGTCCGTGGAGCAAAATCACACCCGCGAACCGTGGCAAGCTACTGAACAAGCTGGCGGATCTCATTGAAGCGAACGCGGAGGAACTCGCCGAGCTAGAAACGTTAGACAACGGGAAGCCGATCCGTGAAACGAGTCGCGGCGACGTACCGCTAACGGCCGAGCATTTTCGCTATTACGCGGGCTGGGCGACGAAAATTTACGGGCAGACCATCCCCGTTTCCGTACCCGGACACTTTAACTACACGCGGCACGAGCCGATCGGGGTCGTCGGGCAAATTATTCCGTGGAACTTCCCGCTGTTGATGGCGGCGTGGAAGTTAGGGGCCGCGCTCGCCACCGGCAACACAGTCGTGCTGAAACCGGCGGAACAGACGCCACTCAGTGCGCTCCGCCTCGGTGAACTCATTATGGAAGCTGGCTTTCCGGAAGGCGTCGTGAACATCCTCCCTGGATTCGGGGAAACCGCCGGTGCGCCGCTCGTCAACCACCCCGGCGTCGACAAAATCGCCTTTACGGGGTCTACGGAAGTCGGGCGGGCGATTATGCGCGGTGCGGCGAGTAACATTAAGAAAGTGTCGCTCGAACTCGGCGGCAAGTCACCGAATATCATCTTCCCGGACGCCGACTTTTCCCGTGCCATTCCGGGGGCAGTGAGCGGTATTTTCTTCAACCAAGGGCAAGTGTGCTGCGCCGGCTCGCGGCTGTACATCCATAAAAAATCGTACGATAACGTCCTTAGCGACATGGTGTCTTACGCTTCGGAGCTGAAGCAAGGTCCCGGATTGGCGCCCGATACGGAAATCGGCCCGCTCGTCTCCGACGAACAGTTCGGCCGTGTCACTTCCTATATTGAAAAAGGGATCGACGAAGGGGCGAAAGTCGCTGTCGGCGGCAAAAGGGGCGAAGGGGAACTAGCTAACGGCTATTTCGTGCAACCGACCGTCTTCGCCGATGTGCAAGACGAAATGACGATTGCGCGTGAAGAAATTTTTGGGCCGGTCGTCTCCGCCATGCCCTTTGACGACATCGACGACATTATTGCGCGGGCCAACGATACGAATTACGGATTAGCCGCTGGCGTGTGGACGCGCGACATCGGCATCGCTCACCGCGTCGCACACGGCTTAAAGGCAGGTACTGTGTGGGTGAACTGCTACAACGTATTCGACGCCGCTTCCCCGTTCGGCGGTTACAAGGAAAGCGGCATCGGGCGGGAAATGGGTAGCTATGCGCTCGACATGTACACGGAAGTGAAGAGTGTGTGGATAAATATGAAGTGA
- a CDS encoding M48 family metallopeptidase has protein sequence MPFNKPVRLLSLIFVLYTIVVALYLFNLPRPIPVPGSWIGTPADPATFMSAAELQDNAFYARLRDFLYFLEAPFEWLLLFIGLFRGWFFYWKRWLDRRLKWRLLSGVAFVALLLAFLELVELPFSVASYALSRAYGISNMNVSFWLTDHLKSFFVSTAITLPVLLVLFLLIRNSAKRWWLWAGLLVVPLILFSTFIQPVLLDPLFNDYELLKESELKRDILALAAKADIPADRVYEVNMSRRTNALNAYVTGIGTNTRIVLWDTMLNQMSKDEILFTMAHEMGHYKMKHVWWGTWLAIAGAFVTLFIMFVVSKWAIRYFGWMWGFESPARLLALPLLIAILSVTSFVSTPFVSGISRIMESAADEYALHIVEQPQAGVSGFQELARTGRSETYPPAFIKWWRYTHPPLAERLHRFVEASALSPHKP, from the coding sequence GTGCCGTTCAATAAACCAGTCCGCCTGTTGTCGCTAATATTCGTTTTGTATACAATCGTCGTCGCGCTTTACTTGTTTAATCTTCCGCGCCCAATCCCCGTTCCGGGGTCCTGGATTGGTACACCTGCTGATCCAGCGACGTTTATGTCTGCGGCTGAGCTCCAGGACAATGCATTTTACGCTCGCTTACGCGATTTTCTTTACTTTTTGGAAGCGCCCTTCGAGTGGTTGCTCCTGTTTATCGGCTTGTTTCGCGGTTGGTTTTTTTATTGGAAAAGGTGGCTCGACCGCCGTTTGAAGTGGCGCTTGTTGTCCGGCGTAGCGTTTGTCGCGCTGCTGCTCGCGTTTTTGGAACTCGTCGAACTCCCTTTTTCAGTCGCTAGTTATGCGTTATCACGGGCTTACGGGATTTCAAACATGAACGTGTCGTTTTGGCTCACCGACCATTTGAAGTCATTTTTCGTGTCGACGGCGATTACGTTACCGGTTTTGCTTGTACTTTTTTTACTCATTCGCAACAGTGCCAAACGGTGGTGGCTGTGGGCAGGCCTATTAGTCGTCCCGCTCATTTTGTTTTCGACGTTCATTCAGCCAGTCTTGTTGGACCCGCTGTTTAACGACTACGAGCTGCTTAAGGAATCCGAACTGAAACGCGATATTCTCGCCTTAGCGGCAAAGGCGGACATTCCCGCGGACCGGGTGTACGAGGTGAACATGTCGCGGCGCACGAATGCACTGAACGCTTATGTGACCGGGATCGGTACAAACACGCGCATCGTGTTGTGGGATACGATGTTAAACCAAATGTCAAAAGACGAAATACTGTTTACGATGGCGCACGAAATGGGTCATTACAAAATGAAACACGTCTGGTGGGGGACCTGGCTTGCGATCGCGGGGGCGTTTGTCACGCTGTTTATTATGTTTGTTGTCTCCAAGTGGGCGATTCGCTACTTTGGGTGGATGTGGGGGTTTGAATCGCCCGCACGGTTGTTGGCTTTGCCACTCCTCATCGCGATTCTATCGGTAACGAGTTTTGTGAGCACACCATTCGTTTCGGGCATTTCGCGCATCATGGAAAGCGCGGCTGACGAGTATGCGCTACATATCGTCGAGCAGCCACAGGCCGGGGTGAGCGGTTTTCAAGAGCTCGCTCGTACGGGGCGCTCAGAAACGTATCCACCGGCATTTATAAAATGGTGGCGCTACACGCACCCGCCGCTCGCGGAACGGTTGCACCGTTTTGTCGAAGCGAGTGCGCTCTCGCCGCATAAACCGTAG
- a CDS encoding endonuclease/exonuclease/phosphatase family protein, which translates to MQLKTMTFNIHHGRGTDGVLDLNRIAAVIEASGADLVALNEVDRHYARRSQYVDQASWLAETLHMHVAYGAAISLASPASPQQRQYGNALLSRYPIVAKENYCFRFSYVENRSLLEVMLAHKDTPFKTYVTHLSLEPFTHKKQTNFIIDKIQQEQYPVLLLGDWNMKPGASAWKKLGRYMQDAWAVCGEGRGCTYPSHVPKSRIDYIFASHHFRILSTEVYSDVPAASDHLPLVATVELEGEEGTDSRHDSPEK; encoded by the coding sequence TTGCAATTAAAAACAATGACGTTCAACATTCACCACGGCCGCGGCACCGACGGTGTACTCGATTTAAATCGCATCGCCGCAGTCATCGAAGCGAGCGGAGCCGATCTCGTCGCCCTCAACGAAGTCGATCGCCATTACGCGCGACGCAGTCAATACGTCGATCAAGCGTCTTGGCTAGCGGAAACGTTGCACATGCACGTCGCTTACGGTGCCGCCATCTCCCTCGCTTCGCCCGCGTCTCCGCAACAGCGGCAGTACGGTAATGCGCTATTATCCCGCTATCCAATTGTCGCCAAAGAAAACTACTGTTTTCGCTTTAGTTACGTGGAAAACCGCTCCTTGTTGGAAGTGATGCTGGCTCATAAGGACACGCCATTTAAAACGTACGTCACCCACCTTAGTTTAGAACCTTTTACGCATAAAAAGCAGACAAATTTTATTATCGATAAAATACAACAGGAGCAATACCCTGTCCTCCTGTTAGGGGACTGGAATATGAAGCCGGGCGCGTCTGCGTGGAAAAAGCTTGGACGGTATATGCAGGACGCTTGGGCCGTCTGTGGGGAGGGACGTGGTTGTACATATCCGTCACACGTACCAAAATCCCGTATCGACTACATCTTTGCGAGCCACCACTTCCGCATCCTCAGCACAGAAGTGTACAGCGACGTCCCAGCTGCCTCCGACCACTTGCCGTTAGTGGCAACCGTGGAACTCGAAGGGGAAGAGGGGACAGATTCAAGGCATGATTCGCCGGAAAAATAG
- the leuD gene encoding 3-isopropylmalate dehydratase small subunit: MEPFKRHTGIVAPLDRANVDTDAIIPKQFLKRIERTGFGQFLFYDWRFDEAGKENASFKLNEPQYKGASILLARSNFGCGSSREHAPWALLDYGFKVIIAPSFADIFYNNCFKNGILPLKLPEETVDELFQKAEEAVYELVVDLEACMLSDGDEFRVAFNVDPYRRECLLRGLDDIGVTLAHEDRIKAYEAKYPSYYRIAAK, translated from the coding sequence ATGGAGCCGTTTAAACGACACACCGGCATAGTCGCTCCGTTAGATCGGGCCAATGTCGACACAGATGCGATCATTCCGAAACAGTTTTTGAAGCGCATTGAGCGTACTGGCTTTGGACAGTTTTTGTTTTACGATTGGCGCTTTGACGAAGCGGGAAAGGAAAACGCGTCGTTTAAGTTGAATGAGCCTCAATATAAAGGGGCGAGCATTTTACTCGCCCGCAGCAACTTCGGTTGCGGCTCTTCGCGCGAACACGCACCGTGGGCACTGTTAGATTACGGGTTCAAAGTGATTATCGCCCCGTCCTTTGCCGATATTTTTTATAACAACTGCTTTAAAAACGGCATTTTGCCGTTGAAGTTACCGGAGGAGACGGTTGACGAGTTGTTCCAAAAGGCGGAAGAGGCAGTCTATGAATTAGTCGTCGACCTCGAAGCGTGTATGTTGTCCGACGGTGACGAGTTCCGCGTCGCATTCAATGTCGATCCATACCGCCGCGAATGTTTGTTGCGCGGGTTGGACGACATCGGCGTCACGCTCGCTCACGAAGATAGAATTAAGGCGTACGAGGCGAAGTACCCGAGTTATTATCGTATCGCAGCAAAGTAA
- the leuC gene encoding 3-isopropylmalate dehydratase large subunit: MKPRTMFEKIWDNHVIYEETDKPSVLYIDLHLVHEVTSPQAFEGLRLAGRKVRRPDLTFATMDHNVPTTDPSLGVADKISAKQMETLSENCAEFGVPLADFQSARRGIVHVIGPELGLTLPGKTIVCGDSHTSTHGAFGALAFGIGTSEVEHVLATQCLQQSKPKTLEVHIKGDLKPGVQAKDLILAIIAKYGTDFATGYVIEYTGDALKKMSMEERMTICNMSIEAGARAGMIAPDETTFAYIKGREHAPQGEAFEHAVAEWQKLCTDEGAVFDARVEIDAAEVAPQVTWGTSPGMGTDINGVVPNPKDARDETERRTTELALEYMGLNPGTPLTDIAVDRVFIGSCTNGRIEDLRNAAKVVRGRQVAPTVRAMVVPGSQQVKLQAEREGLDEVFKAAGFEWRESGCSMCLGMNPDILDPGERCASTSNRNFEGRQGRGGRTHLVSPMMAAAAAIAGRFVDVREWEFTEEEVAGHGAV, from the coding sequence ATGAAACCGAGGACAATGTTTGAAAAAATTTGGGACAATCACGTCATTTACGAGGAGACAGACAAACCGAGTGTCCTGTACATCGATTTGCATCTTGTGCACGAGGTAACGTCACCGCAGGCGTTCGAAGGACTGCGCCTCGCGGGACGCAAGGTGCGGCGGCCAGATTTGACATTCGCAACGATGGATCACAATGTACCGACGACAGACCCGAGCTTAGGCGTCGCCGACAAAATTTCTGCTAAGCAGATGGAGACTCTATCGGAGAACTGCGCGGAGTTTGGCGTACCGCTCGCAGACTTTCAAAGTGCGCGGCGAGGAATTGTACATGTGATCGGGCCGGAACTCGGGTTGACACTGCCCGGAAAGACGATCGTCTGCGGCGACAGTCACACGTCGACGCACGGTGCCTTCGGCGCTCTCGCCTTTGGGATTGGCACGAGTGAAGTGGAGCACGTGCTGGCGACACAATGTTTGCAGCAGTCGAAGCCGAAGACGTTAGAAGTGCACATTAAAGGGGATTTAAAACCAGGCGTCCAAGCAAAAGACTTAATTTTAGCGATAATCGCGAAGTATGGGACCGACTTTGCCACCGGTTACGTGATCGAGTATACCGGTGATGCGCTGAAAAAAATGTCTATGGAAGAGCGGATGACGATTTGTAATATGTCGATCGAGGCGGGCGCCCGCGCTGGCATGATCGCCCCAGACGAAACGACATTCGCCTATATAAAAGGACGTGAACACGCCCCACAAGGCGAGGCGTTTGAGCACGCAGTCGCTGAGTGGCAGAAGCTCTGTACCGACGAAGGGGCCGTGTTCGACGCCCGCGTGGAAATCGATGCGGCAGAAGTTGCGCCGCAAGTGACGTGGGGGACGAGTCCGGGGATGGGGACTGACATTAACGGCGTCGTTCCCAATCCTAAAGACGCCAGAGATGAAACGGAGCGCCGCACGACTGAATTGGCGCTTGAGTACATGGGACTTAACCCGGGGACGCCGCTGACTGACATCGCTGTCGACCGCGTGTTTATCGGTTCGTGCACGAACGGACGCATCGAAGATTTGCGCAACGCGGCGAAAGTGGTGCGGGGTCGGCAAGTAGCGCCGACTGTGCGCGCGATGGTCGTTCCAGGGTCACAGCAAGTGAAATTACAGGCTGAAAGAGAAGGACTAGATGAAGTGTTTAAGGCGGCCGGATTTGAGTGGCGCGAATCGGGTTGTAGTATGTGTCTCGGGATGAACCCGGACATCCTTGACCCGGGCGAACGGTGTGCGTCGACGTCGAACCGCAACTTCGAGGGACGGCAAGGGCGCGGCGGGCGCACGCATCTCGTCAGTCCGATGATGGCTGCCGCGGCAGCGATTGCCGGTAGATTCGTCGATGTGCGGGAGTGGGAATTCACAGAGGAAGAGGTGGCGGGACATGGAGCCGTTTAA
- a CDS encoding M3 family oligoendopeptidase, giving the protein MSQKLNPTWDLDVFFPGGSSSDTHRKEIEALKGLLEELNEAIVRGDSGELPAIVNGIQQFEQRLISAYAFIGCLTAQDVTDEKAKLLNGQMLQLIATTQSALTRFNALLSSIADDEWQRLLQNDELQAVSFYLEERRQQAKEMLPPEQEVLVNDLSVDGYHAWEELYDTVVGRMKIPFTEKGETADLSVGQAHNKLYSEDRAVREEMMGKWEQAWQGEADLCATALNHLAGYRINLYRQRGWDDILKEPLAENRMQRETLEAMWDAVSRNKDIFKRYLQRKAKVLGVDALAWHDVDAPLGNVTKTMTYDEAAQFIVEHFRSFSPDMADFAQHAFENRWIEAEDRPGKRPGGFCTSFAAHNESRIFMTFEGSLDNVATLAHELGHAYHSHVMNDLPMFARDYAMNVAETASTFAEMIVADASLTQAETKDERLALLDDKAKRAIAFFMNIHARFLFETRFYDVRKQGPVSVEALNELMVEAQKEAFADSLGSYHPHFWASKLHFYITGQPFYNFPYTFGFLFSSGVYARAQAEGKGFAQKYVHLLRDTGSMTVENLAQRHLGVDLTKPDFWQQAVDLSVRDAEQFLQLTE; this is encoded by the coding sequence ATGTCCCAAAAATTAAACCCGACGTGGGATTTAGACGTGTTTTTTCCGGGGGGGAGTAGCTCGGACACGCACCGTAAAGAAATTGAGGCGCTTAAAGGTCTTCTCGAGGAGCTAAACGAGGCGATCGTCCGTGGCGACAGCGGCGAGTTGCCAGCGATCGTTAACGGTATCCAGCAATTTGAACAGCGGTTAATAAGTGCTTACGCTTTTATCGGCTGTTTGACCGCACAAGATGTGACCGATGAAAAGGCGAAGTTACTCAACGGGCAAATGTTGCAGTTGATCGCTACAACCCAATCAGCGTTGACGCGCTTTAACGCGTTGCTCTCGAGCATTGCTGACGATGAATGGCAGCGGCTGTTACAAAACGACGAGTTACAAGCAGTTTCCTTTTACTTAGAAGAACGGCGCCAGCAGGCAAAAGAGATGTTACCTCCGGAGCAAGAAGTCCTCGTCAACGACTTGTCTGTCGACGGTTACCACGCCTGGGAAGAGTTGTACGACACAGTTGTCGGGCGGATGAAAATCCCGTTTACCGAGAAAGGCGAGACGGCTGACTTGTCCGTCGGGCAAGCGCACAACAAGTTGTACAGTGAGGACCGTGCGGTGCGCGAAGAAATGATGGGCAAATGGGAACAGGCGTGGCAAGGAGAAGCAGATTTGTGTGCGACGGCGCTCAACCACCTGGCGGGGTACCGGATTAACTTGTACCGGCAGCGCGGCTGGGATGACATACTCAAAGAACCGCTGGCGGAGAACCGCATGCAGCGGGAGACGTTAGAAGCGATGTGGGACGCTGTATCGCGCAATAAGGACATTTTCAAACGCTATTTGCAGCGAAAAGCAAAAGTGCTCGGTGTCGACGCACTCGCTTGGCACGACGTCGACGCCCCGCTCGGCAACGTAACGAAAACGATGACGTACGACGAGGCGGCACAGTTTATCGTCGAACATTTCCGCAGCTTTAGCCCGGATATGGCCGACTTTGCACAGCACGCTTTTGAAAACCGTTGGATTGAAGCAGAAGATCGGCCCGGGAAGCGCCCGGGTGGCTTTTGTACCTCCTTTGCTGCTCACAACGAATCGCGTATTTTTATGACGTTTGAAGGGTCGCTCGACAACGTCGCCACGTTGGCACACGAACTCGGGCACGCCTACCATTCCCACGTGATGAACGACTTGCCGATGTTTGCGCGGGATTATGCGATGAACGTAGCCGAGACGGCATCTACTTTCGCGGAAATGATCGTCGCCGACGCTTCGCTCACACAAGCGGAGACAAAAGACGAACGCTTAGCGTTGCTCGACGATAAAGCGAAACGGGCGATCGCCTTTTTCATGAACATTCACGCGCGCTTTTTGTTTGAAACGCGGTTTTACGACGTGCGCAAACAAGGTCCGGTTAGTGTCGAGGCGTTAAACGAATTGATGGTTGAAGCGCAAAAAGAGGCCTTTGCCGACAGTCTCGGGTCATACCACCCGCATTTTTGGGCCTCGAAATTGCACTTTTACATTACGGGACAGCCTTTCTACAACTTCCCGTACACGTTTGGCTTCCTCTTCAGCTCCGGCGTGTACGCGCGGGCACAAGCGGAAGGTAAAGGGTTTGCGCAGAAATACGTGCATTTGTTGCGCGATACGGGGAGCATGACCGTGGAAAACCTAGCGCAGCGCCACCTCGGCGTCGACTTGACGAAGCCGGACTTCTGGCAGCAGGCAGTCGATTTGTCCGTGCGCGATGCAGAGCAGTTTTTGCAGCTGACGGAGTAA
- a CDS encoding Uma2 family endonuclease, with product MSSHKANKKEPSRIKEQQQPYESEPYERYEIINNVRFDLKPAPTVNHQHLVVNLAFFMKLSCRENGIILVSPLDVYLDEANQFQPDLVFILHEHQEIVKPARIEGAPDLVAEVLSPSTGKNDKISKKVQYERFGVQEYWLVDPVHWIVEQFILRQEKFDLYATYAAEGTLTSPLFSCIAIDLQKLFAPLQPHA from the coding sequence TTGTCGTCCCATAAAGCAAACAAAAAGGAACCGTCACGCATAAAGGAACAGCAGCAACCGTACGAGTCCGAGCCGTACGAACGGTACGAAATTATTAACAACGTGCGCTTTGACTTAAAACCGGCACCGACGGTTAACCACCAACACCTCGTGGTCAACTTAGCATTTTTTATGAAATTGAGTTGCCGTGAAAATGGTATCATCCTCGTCTCGCCGCTCGATGTGTACCTCGACGAAGCGAACCAGTTCCAACCAGACCTCGTGTTCATTTTGCACGAGCACCAGGAGATTGTTAAACCTGCTCGCATAGAAGGGGCGCCCGACCTCGTGGCAGAAGTCCTTTCACCGAGCACGGGCAAAAACGACAAAATTTCCAAAAAGGTGCAGTACGAACGATTCGGCGTACAAGAGTATTGGCTCGTCGACCCGGTGCATTGGATTGTTGAACAATTTATCTTACGGCAAGAGAAATTTGACCTATACGCCACGTATGCCGCGGAAGGCACGCTAACATCACCGCTTTTTTCGTGTATCGCGATCGATCTACAAAAACTGTTTGCACCGCTCCAGCCTCACGCCTAA
- a CDS encoding mismatch-specific DNA-glycosylase — protein sequence MITERLQPGLKVIFIGFNPSLTSYARGYNYAGRNNRFYRILYETGLTDRLYRPEESPHLIDVGYGFTNIVSRPTKRAADIRPEEYDVGRRLLCEKLEQFQPTVACFVGKGVYTQFARKRGSDVLWGFQREGVVAGVRDFVGPSSSGLVRMKLAEQVAIYAELARFLTEQTKSGATDR from the coding sequence GTGATTACAGAAAGGTTACAGCCAGGGCTTAAAGTTATTTTTATCGGGTTCAATCCGTCGCTCACGTCGTATGCGCGCGGCTACAATTACGCTGGGCGTAACAACCGCTTTTATCGCATTTTGTATGAGACGGGGTTAACAGATCGCTTGTACCGTCCGGAAGAAAGTCCGCATTTGATTGATGTCGGTTACGGGTTTACGAACATCGTTTCCCGTCCGACGAAGCGAGCAGCAGACATTAGGCCGGAAGAATACGACGTTGGGCGGCGGTTGTTGTGCGAAAAGCTAGAACAGTTTCAGCCGACTGTCGCCTGTTTCGTCGGAAAAGGGGTGTATACGCAGTTTGCGCGCAAAAGGGGCAGCGATGTACTGTGGGGGTTTCAACGTGAAGGTGTCGTTGCAGGTGTACGCGATTTCGTCGGACCGTCGAGTAGCGGCCTCGTGCGAATGAAGCTAGCCGAACAAGTGGCCATTTATGCGGAGTTGGCCCGGTTTTTGACAGAACAGACGAAAAGTGGTGCAACCGATCGTTAG